A window from Thiosulfatimonas sediminis encodes these proteins:
- a CDS encoding HAMP domain-containing methyl-accepting chemotaxis protein, with protein sequence MTWFFDLSVRTKLMSLVGLLLVLMLSVGVLGLNSVSKINTMADSMYERELLGLNYIKEANIDLLYQARAVRNLLLAQTDDSIDQAEYYQAVEKYATRMQENLNEAEKLITAPEAIALFARMREANQEYSKATAQLLEAARLEKSSGQLTMQNRESVQIALVDNRKINEQVDNLLTELTLIKVNNAADASALSTELFNQSSVLIISMIVIALALGLGLGLLISARISRNVATLARGLDNLAQQQDFSYRAQISDRDEIGAMSDSVNNLLNALQKTISEANRTVNALAEGDFSQRMALEVNGDLLQLKTGINDSADSITDVVDALNNVMQSIQAGQFSVQIDADVSGEYRRMLDLASGSMREMNEVINDINNVMDHVSQGVFSQRVEAAANGEMLDLKESINATVRVLDEVISDITGVMNAQGKGDLTRQVSAQCGGQLADIKKAINTTAENLSAIIAQAVNASEIVQGASDEVTKGALDLSQRVQQQAASLEETSATMEQMNATVQQNTQSAQDVARLATEVQAKATQGSAVMKQTIAAMTSIQDSSNRIVDIVSLIDGIAFQTNLLALNAAVEAARAGEQGRGFAVVAGEVRALAQKSADAAKDIKNLIDDNVALINQGTELAGESGSMLENINDSVKQVSQMIDHIAKASAEQAEGISQVHLAISQIDEVTQQNAALVEETSAAAESMSEQANQLGENMAFFNTNESDGHHPLNDSVARLSATTVSLH encoded by the coding sequence ATGACGTGGTTCTTTGATTTATCCGTTCGTACTAAATTAATGAGTTTAGTCGGGCTTCTTTTGGTGTTAATGCTCAGTGTAGGGGTTCTCGGATTAAACTCGGTTTCTAAAATTAATACGATGGCGGACAGTATGTATGAGCGAGAGTTGCTCGGTTTAAATTATATTAAAGAAGCCAATATTGATTTGCTGTATCAGGCGAGAGCGGTGCGCAATTTGTTGTTGGCGCAAACCGACGATAGCATTGACCAAGCGGAGTATTACCAAGCGGTTGAAAAATACGCGACAAGAATGCAAGAGAATTTGAACGAAGCTGAGAAGTTGATTACTGCTCCCGAAGCGATAGCACTTTTTGCTCGGATGCGTGAAGCCAACCAAGAATACAGTAAAGCCACTGCCCAATTATTGGAAGCCGCCCGCTTAGAAAAAAGCAGCGGTCAATTGACGATGCAAAATCGTGAATCGGTACAGATTGCCCTAGTCGATAATCGTAAGATTAATGAGCAGGTTGATAATTTATTAACCGAATTAACATTGATAAAAGTCAATAACGCTGCAGATGCCAGTGCGCTTTCGACGGAATTATTTAATCAGTCGTCGGTTTTAATTATCAGCATGATCGTCATCGCCTTGGCTTTGGGACTGGGTTTAGGTCTACTGATTTCGGCACGTATTAGTCGTAATGTTGCGACCTTAGCGCGAGGTTTGGACAATTTGGCACAGCAACAGGATTTTTCATACCGAGCGCAAATTAGCGATCGTGATGAAATTGGGGCCATGAGCGATTCGGTCAATAATCTGTTAAATGCACTGCAAAAAACCATTAGCGAAGCCAATCGAACCGTTAATGCTTTAGCAGAGGGGGATTTTAGCCAGCGTATGGCACTTGAAGTAAACGGTGATTTATTGCAGTTGAAAACGGGGATTAATGACAGTGCGGACAGCATTACCGATGTGGTTGATGCATTGAATAACGTAATGCAATCGATTCAAGCTGGGCAATTTTCAGTACAGATTGATGCCGATGTATCGGGTGAATATCGTCGTATGTTGGATTTAGCGAGCGGCTCGATGCGTGAAATGAATGAAGTGATTAATGACATCAATAATGTGATGGATCACGTTTCGCAAGGTGTTTTTAGTCAACGTGTAGAAGCCGCAGCCAATGGTGAAATGTTGGATTTGAAAGAGTCGATTAATGCGACTGTTAGAGTGTTGGATGAAGTAATCAGTGATATTACTGGAGTGATGAACGCGCAAGGTAAAGGTGACTTAACTCGTCAAGTCAGCGCGCAATGCGGCGGACAGTTAGCGGACATTAAAAAAGCGATTAACACCACCGCAGAAAATCTGAGCGCGATTATTGCACAAGCGGTTAATGCTTCAGAAATCGTGCAAGGCGCTTCCGATGAAGTTACTAAAGGGGCGTTGGATTTGAGTCAACGCGTGCAGCAGCAAGCGGCGTCCTTAGAGGAAACCTCGGCAACCATGGAGCAGATGAACGCAACGGTTCAGCAAAATACACAAAGTGCTCAAGATGTTGCGCGTCTTGCCACGGAAGTTCAGGCCAAAGCAACCCAAGGCAGTGCCGTGATGAAGCAAACCATTGCAGCGATGACCTCAATTCAAGATTCCAGTAACCGCATTGTCGATATTGTTAGCTTAATTGATGGGATTGCTTTTCAGACGAATTTATTGGCGCTAAATGCCGCGGTAGAGGCGGCACGTGCCGGTGAGCAAGGGCGTGGTTTTGCCGTGGTCGCTGGTGAAGTTCGCGCTTTGGCGCAAAAATCTGCGGATGCCGCGAAAGACATTAAAAATCTTATTGATGACAATGTTGCGCTTATTAACCAAGGGACCGAGCTGGCGGGTGAGTCTGGCAGTATGTTGGAAAATATCAATGATTCGGTTAAACAGGTTTCGCAAATGATTGACCATATTGCCAAAGCCTCTGCCGAGCAAGCCGAAGGGATTTCGCAAGTGCATTTGGCGATCAGTCAAATTGATGAAGTGACTCAGCAGAATGCTGCGTTGGTGGAAGAAACATCGGCAGCGGCGGAAAGCATGAGTGAACAGGCGAATCAGTTAGGTGAAAATATGGCTTTTTTCAACACTAACGAATCCGATGGTCATCATCCGCTGAATGATTCTGTGGCGCGTTTGTCTGCGACAACCGTAAGCCTCCATTAA
- the gspD gene encoding type II secretion system secretin GspD: MTQILRLNSTSKLRQGILRLVLGGSLICAAAPIGSVLAAPEEMATQSFGNFQNVELTTVIEAVAKLSGHNFVIDPRVKGKVTLIAPQGMHPDALYQTLLSVLSVHGYVAVDADGVTKIVPANMAKDQLPYRNNRETSEDWVTEVLDVSNVEATKLVAILRPLVAREGHLVGLAESNRLIITDTVANIRRIKSILRKVDVNNYGQFEVIQIEHAPADDLAKTVKGLIPKNQGGTDVTIAADERSNRIILTGDEQKRMMMRALLAELDVPTSSEGRVQVIYLRYAKATDIVQVLQKIASNQSLAQSGLGADEGAQSAPDTAVSQPDSNDKAPAAVGGTTVLMNDSKQLKERISIEADERMNALIISAPTQIVSALKEVIRQLDIRRAQVLIEAIFVEVSEDRAANLGVEWGVFGEQGAGLINFSGTLPTLIGNVGNPLAQAAALGSGVNFAAGQYNGNNGWAAFLKALNSDSASNILATPSLLTLDNEEAEILVGREVPFQTGSYTSTATSVTNPFSTIERKNVGLSLKVKPQINEGDEIYLEIDQEVSDVIPKGEAVDIQTTKRQIKTRVIVGDGNVVVLGGLIDEKETQVDSKVPGLGDIPGLGALFRSTDSSRQKTNLMVFLRPVIVRDNLKSDFYSRQKYNMIFDEQQRILQLPQRSWIKPGLRPQLPQYQEWRNDNATVAPVDTPAASAPIAPKAAPTQAPIESESSGFGDSYDAFYDF; encoded by the coding sequence ATGACACAGATTTTAAGGCTTAACTCAACCAGCAAATTACGCCAAGGCATTTTGCGCCTTGTTCTCGGCGGCTCTCTTATTTGTGCTGCCGCGCCAATCGGCAGTGTTTTGGCTGCCCCAGAGGAAATGGCAACCCAGAGTTTTGGGAATTTCCAAAACGTTGAACTCACCACGGTGATAGAAGCGGTGGCCAAATTGTCTGGACATAACTTTGTGATTGATCCACGGGTTAAAGGCAAGGTAACCCTGATTGCGCCGCAAGGAATGCATCCGGACGCACTTTACCAGACGTTATTATCGGTTTTGAGTGTGCATGGTTATGTCGCGGTGGATGCCGACGGAGTGACCAAAATCGTGCCAGCCAATATGGCGAAAGACCAGCTACCGTATCGCAACAACCGAGAAACCTCAGAAGATTGGGTGACCGAGGTGTTGGATGTGAGCAATGTTGAAGCGACGAAATTGGTGGCGATTTTGCGTCCTTTGGTCGCGCGTGAGGGCCATTTAGTCGGTTTGGCTGAGAGCAATCGCCTGATTATTACCGATACGGTCGCCAATATTCGTCGTATCAAAAGCATCTTACGTAAGGTGGATGTAAACAATTATGGTCAGTTTGAAGTCATTCAAATCGAACATGCCCCAGCGGATGATTTAGCCAAGACCGTAAAAGGATTGATTCCAAAAAATCAAGGTGGTACTGATGTGACCATCGCCGCAGATGAACGCTCTAACCGTATTATTTTGACGGGTGACGAGCAAAAACGCATGATGATGCGCGCCCTTTTGGCAGAGTTGGACGTGCCAACCTCCTCCGAAGGGCGTGTTCAAGTGATTTATCTGCGTTATGCCAAAGCCACTGATATTGTGCAAGTGCTGCAAAAAATAGCCAGTAACCAATCATTAGCCCAGTCGGGCTTAGGGGCTGATGAAGGTGCTCAGAGCGCGCCGGATACAGCCGTATCTCAGCCCGATTCGAACGATAAAGCACCCGCAGCGGTCGGCGGCACGACCGTGTTGATGAATGACAGTAAGCAACTTAAAGAGCGCATTAGCATTGAAGCGGATGAGCGTATGAATGCGCTGATTATCAGCGCACCAACACAAATTGTCAGCGCCTTAAAAGAGGTGATTCGCCAGTTGGATATTCGTCGCGCACAAGTGTTAATCGAGGCGATTTTTGTGGAAGTTTCCGAAGACCGTGCGGCCAATTTGGGCGTGGAATGGGGTGTTTTTGGCGAACAGGGTGCAGGGTTGATTAATTTCAGCGGTACCTTGCCGACCTTAATTGGCAATGTTGGTAATCCTTTGGCACAGGCCGCCGCCTTAGGTTCTGGGGTGAATTTTGCCGCCGGTCAATATAACGGTAACAATGGTTGGGCGGCTTTTTTAAAGGCGCTGAACAGTGATTCGGCCTCCAATATTTTAGCCACCCCCTCCCTATTGACTCTGGATAATGAAGAAGCGGAGATTTTGGTCGGTCGCGAAGTGCCTTTCCAAACGGGCAGTTACACCTCGACAGCCACCAGCGTGACCAATCCGTTTAGTACTATTGAGCGTAAAAATGTCGGCTTGAGCCTGAAAGTGAAACCGCAGATTAATGAAGGAGATGAGATTTATCTGGAAATCGATCAAGAAGTGTCTGACGTAATACCTAAAGGCGAAGCGGTGGATATTCAAACCACTAAGCGACAAATTAAGACGCGAGTGATTGTCGGTGACGGCAACGTGGTGGTATTAGGTGGTTTAATTGACGAGAAAGAGACGCAGGTTGATTCCAAAGTCCCTGGTTTGGGGGATATTCCCGGCCTTGGTGCGCTATTTCGCTCAACTGACAGCAGTCGTCAAAAAACTAATTTAATGGTTTTTTTGCGTCCGGTGATTGTGCGCGATAATCTCAAAAGCGATTTTTACAGTCGTCAAAAATACAATATGATTTTTGACGAGCAACAGCGTATTTTGCAACTGCCGCAGCGTTCGTGGATTAAACCTGGCTTGCGTCCGCAGTTACCGCAATACCAAGAGTGGCGCAATGATAACGCCACCGTTGCACCTGTTGATACGCCTGCCGCTTCGGCACCGATTGCGCCAAAAGCTGCGCCAACGCAAGCCCCCATTGAGTCGGAGTCGTCTGGATTTGGTGATAGTTATGATGCCTTCTATGACTTTTAA
- a CDS encoding response regulator, whose protein sequence is MSSLRQIRINLLLLFSIIVSGLIAITFYYHVQTIETLAQDEFEQTLSSKGQELAVDVQTLLRQNIEKVQVIGSNQLLTQALRSSNENYAQIGVAARKAQIAEQNEAWKTHNTSPLIESVLTNPVAMYLRDVKSGLPNLMGEIFVTNRFGVAIASTNKLTTFAHQHKYWWQGAYHQGRGQVFIDDRGFDESANAYVLGIVIPLLEQGEVIGLLKANLKLSGLFLDLIARHNEVSAFESIIVRSYGQVVFQENWQSLTRAVPPELLKLLNQKRGSPLLYKLFGESVFVAQNNIQLSDILQFNVEFGGMPVTVDRDATQGNKGEQWLVLTFGAFDKGAALIANTTSYAVSIAIALVFFGLVLGFIGVQLIIHKEQEYQARLQERALKTERDLILKTRENAIQLEVVHKHSKNALLGEMLGSIAHQWRQPLNELSLRLVKFSGQYHQGEMNNALFEDFVKEQNRLIDFMGQTVSDFQNFFRQDKVPQNFALKSAISQVLKLLEGRLNKHRIMVYVTGVNLQVNGYEGEFKQVLINLIANSIDAIKENLVQKPRIDLHLSASGMVFSDNAGGIDEQILSQIFDPYFTTKFTQGGSGLGLYISKLIVEGMGGKIEARNTENGVGFEIHFAQCAVLEAVPDFTPRMAVEAPKPEPIAVQPQVKLQGKTVLVVEDVEVNRTVLLYLLQEMGLSVLQASNGFEALEVIGKNAVDVILMDIEMPAMDGLKATQKIREQLRLSMPIIALTGNSNQETIQKAFAVGMDAYLTKPIDRELLLNQLNTVLSNSGLNKVLMSK, encoded by the coding sequence ATGAGTTCTTTAAGACAAATTCGGATTAACCTCTTATTGCTATTCAGCATTATTGTCAGTGGCTTAATCGCCATCACGTTTTATTATCATGTCCAAACGATTGAAACACTTGCTCAGGATGAGTTTGAGCAGACACTCTCTTCAAAGGGCCAAGAGTTGGCGGTGGATGTGCAAACTTTGCTTCGTCAAAATATCGAAAAAGTGCAGGTTATTGGCTCAAATCAGTTGCTTACTCAAGCATTGCGTTCCAGTAATGAAAACTATGCACAGATAGGTGTGGCAGCGCGCAAAGCGCAAATTGCGGAGCAAAATGAGGCATGGAAAACACACAATACATCGCCGCTAATTGAAAGCGTTTTGACTAATCCAGTGGCGATGTATTTACGCGATGTGAAAAGCGGCTTACCCAATTTAATGGGAGAGATCTTTGTCACTAACCGCTTTGGTGTTGCCATTGCCTCAACCAATAAATTAACCACGTTTGCGCATCAACATAAATATTGGTGGCAAGGTGCATACCATCAGGGTCGAGGGCAAGTTTTCATTGACGATCGCGGTTTTGATGAGAGCGCCAATGCTTATGTTTTGGGGATAGTGATACCGCTGCTTGAACAGGGCGAAGTGATTGGCTTGCTTAAAGCCAATTTAAAACTGTCCGGATTGTTTTTAGATTTAATTGCGCGGCATAACGAGGTGAGTGCGTTCGAATCGATTATCGTGCGCTCTTATGGCCAAGTGGTTTTTCAGGAAAATTGGCAGTCCTTAACCCGTGCCGTGCCACCTGAGTTACTTAAACTGTTGAATCAAAAACGGGGCAGTCCGTTGTTGTATAAGTTATTTGGCGAGTCAGTTTTTGTCGCCCAAAACAACATTCAATTGAGCGATATTCTGCAATTCAATGTCGAATTTGGCGGTATGCCGGTGACGGTCGATCGCGACGCCACGCAAGGTAATAAAGGCGAACAGTGGTTGGTGCTGACCTTTGGTGCTTTTGATAAAGGGGCGGCGTTGATTGCAAATACCACTTCCTATGCGGTGAGTATTGCGATTGCTTTGGTGTTTTTCGGACTGGTATTAGGTTTTATCGGCGTGCAATTGATTATCCATAAAGAGCAGGAGTATCAAGCGCGTTTGCAAGAGCGGGCGTTAAAAACGGAGCGCGATTTAATTCTTAAAACGCGTGAAAATGCGATCCAGCTTGAGGTTGTTCATAAGCACAGTAAAAATGCGCTCTTGGGTGAGATGCTTGGGTCGATTGCACATCAGTGGCGACAACCGCTGAACGAATTATCGCTTAGGTTGGTTAAGTTTTCTGGGCAGTATCATCAGGGTGAAATGAATAACGCATTGTTTGAGGATTTTGTTAAAGAACAGAACCGGCTTATCGACTTCATGGGGCAAACGGTCAGTGATTTTCAGAACTTTTTTAGACAAGATAAAGTGCCACAAAACTTTGCTTTAAAATCGGCAATCAGTCAGGTACTGAAACTTTTAGAAGGGCGCTTAAACAAGCATCGCATCATGGTTTATGTCACTGGGGTTAACTTGCAAGTAAACGGTTATGAGGGCGAGTTTAAACAGGTTTTAATCAACTTGATTGCCAACTCGATTGATGCGATTAAGGAAAATTTGGTGCAGAAGCCAAGGATTGATTTGCACCTTAGCGCCAGCGGTATGGTTTTTTCGGATAATGCCGGTGGCATTGATGAGCAAATCTTGTCGCAAATTTTTGACCCCTATTTCACCACTAAATTTACGCAAGGCGGCAGTGGTTTGGGGTTGTATATATCAAAACTGATTGTTGAGGGTATGGGCGGTAAAATTGAGGCACGCAACACCGAGAATGGTGTAGGGTTTGAGATTCATTTTGCTCAGTGTGCGGTTTTAGAGGCTGTCCCCGATTTTACTCCGCGGATGGCGGTGGAGGCACCAAAGCCGGAGCCTATAGCGGTTCAGCCGCAAGTCAAGTTGCAAGGTAAAACGGTATTGGTGGTTGAGGATGTCGAAGTGAACCGTACCGTGCTCCTCTATCTTTTGCAAGAGATGGGGTTGTCCGTGCTACAAGCCAGTAATGGTTTTGAAGCACTTGAGGTGATTGGCAAAAACGCGGTGGATGTTATTTTAATGGATATTGAAATGCCCGCTATGGACGGTTTAAAGGCAACCCAAAAAATACGCGAACAGTTGCGATTGTCGATGCCGATTATTGCGTTGACCGGCAATAGCAATCAAGAGACCATTCAAAAAGCCTTTGCTGTCGGCATGGACGCTTATCTGACCAAGCCAATTGACCGCGAACTATTATTGAACCAGCTGAATACGGTGTTGTCCAATAGCGGCTTAAATAAAGTCTTGATGAGCAAGTAG
- the cynS gene encoding cyanase, protein MMTKVEMTESIVLAKSEKGVGWVDIAAASGLSEVYTTSACLGMNHLDKEPAEKVADFLGLGADVVAALQTFPHKSWDQIVPTDPLIYRLYELVGVYGPTMKEVIHEKFGDGIMSAIDFSMDIDKEDNPAGDRVVITLNGKFLPYKAW, encoded by the coding sequence ATGATGACTAAAGTAGAAATGACTGAATCGATTGTATTGGCGAAATCAGAGAAAGGCGTGGGCTGGGTGGATATCGCAGCTGCATCTGGGTTAAGTGAGGTGTATACAACCTCTGCCTGTTTAGGCATGAATCATTTAGATAAAGAGCCTGCGGAAAAAGTAGCCGATTTTCTTGGTTTAGGCGCTGATGTCGTTGCGGCATTACAGACTTTCCCGCACAAGAGTTGGGATCAAATTGTGCCGACCGATCCGTTAATTTACCGTCTGTATGAATTGGTTGGTGTTTACGGTCCGACCATGAAAGAGGTGATTCATGAAAAATTCGGTGACGGTATTATGAGTGCGATTGATTTTTCAATGGATATCGACAAGGAAGATAATCCGGCTGGTGATCGTGTTGTGATTACCTTGAACGGTAAGTTCCTGCCTTATAAAGCTTGGTAA
- the gspE gene encoding type II secretion system ATPase GspE, with amino-acid sequence MMPSMTFNLPFSFARKNQLVLEHQEGLSVLFTEQTPLAALQDVQAQLWILHPQQSIEWRKVSAEQLSQKVQVAYADSGSNSIDVADSIQTDDLATVFAELGEPEDLLDSADDAPIIKLLNAVLTEAIRAEASDIHIEPYENQLRVRFRVDGVLKTVLSPKPGLASMLVSRIKVMARLDIAEKRIPQDGRMALKLGGRAVDLRVSTLPSSFGERVVLRLLDKGAERLTLKDLGMPARMEADVAKALSKAHGIFLVTGPTGSGKTTTLYAGLMGLNDTQRNIMTIEDPVEYNIDGINQTQVNTKADLTFARGLRALLRQDPDVVMIGEIRDPETAQIAVQASLTGHLVLSTLHTNTAVGALTRLRDMGTEAFLLASSLNGVLAQRLVRKLCVHCKQPHTADSAECAQLGVASATVYQANGCDICQHTGYAGRMGLYELLLVDDKVRSMIHSQQSEAEIDAYLRQSAPSLNQSGFQAVLDGKTSLDEVLRVTQN; translated from the coding sequence ATGATGCCTTCTATGACTTTTAATCTGCCATTTAGTTTTGCACGTAAGAATCAGCTTGTGCTCGAGCATCAAGAGGGGTTGAGCGTGTTATTCACCGAGCAAACCCCTTTGGCGGCCCTGCAAGACGTGCAGGCGCAATTGTGGATTTTGCATCCGCAGCAGTCGATTGAATGGCGCAAAGTTTCTGCTGAACAGCTTAGTCAAAAAGTGCAAGTCGCCTATGCCGATAGCGGCAGTAATTCGATTGATGTTGCGGATTCGATTCAGACGGATGATTTAGCGACAGTGTTTGCCGAATTGGGCGAACCCGAAGACTTGCTCGATAGCGCTGATGATGCGCCGATAATCAAATTACTCAATGCGGTCTTGACCGAAGCGATTCGCGCTGAAGCGTCTGATATTCATATTGAACCTTACGAGAATCAATTGCGGGTGCGTTTCCGAGTGGATGGCGTTTTAAAAACCGTACTTAGCCCCAAGCCTGGATTAGCATCGATGCTCGTGTCACGTATTAAAGTGATGGCGCGTCTGGATATCGCCGAGAAACGTATCCCACAAGATGGCCGCATGGCATTGAAGTTAGGCGGGCGCGCGGTTGATTTACGGGTTTCGACCCTGCCTTCGAGTTTTGGCGAACGTGTGGTATTGCGTCTGCTGGATAAGGGGGCGGAGCGCTTGACCTTAAAAGATTTAGGGATGCCAGCACGCATGGAGGCGGATGTCGCTAAGGCCTTGTCAAAAGCACATGGAATTTTTCTTGTGACTGGGCCAACCGGTTCCGGAAAGACCACCACACTGTACGCCGGTTTGATGGGACTCAACGACACACAGCGCAATATTATGACGATTGAAGATCCCGTTGAATACAACATCGACGGGATTAACCAGACGCAAGTCAATACCAAAGCGGATTTGACTTTTGCTCGTGGTTTGCGTGCGTTACTGCGACAAGACCCAGATGTGGTGATGATTGGTGAGATTCGTGACCCAGAAACCGCACAAATTGCAGTGCAAGCTTCGTTAACAGGGCATTTGGTGTTATCAACTCTGCACACCAATACTGCCGTTGGCGCTTTGACGCGTTTGCGCGATATGGGAACCGAAGCGTTTTTGTTGGCTTCCAGTTTGAATGGGGTTTTGGCGCAACGCTTGGTGCGTAAACTGTGTGTGCATTGTAAGCAGCCGCACACGGCGGACAGCGCCGAATGCGCTCAGCTCGGTGTGGCCAGTGCGACTGTCTATCAAGCGAACGGCTGTGACATTTGTCAGCACACCGGTTACGCCGGACGCATGGGGTTGTACGAGTTGTTGTTGGTCGATGATAAGGTGCGCTCGATGATTCATTCACAGCAGTCTGAAGCGGAGATTGATGCGTATTTGCGTCAATCGGCACCGTCTTTAAATCAGAGTGGTTTTCAAGCGGTGTTGGATGGAAAAACCAGTTTGGACGAAGTACTTCGTGTGACGCAAAATTAA
- the gspC gene encoding type II secretion system protein GspC, with amino-acid sequence MTNKNYLSLFEQALAWLLLLAAFWVLGKVINQAFQPAVDILQPALQKSDNLTVAPLAPAKPSFLLGQVQVQPSLVEAEPNKPQVDDLENLQSTQLNIKLTGILYTPNDAVAVIEEGRNTLVLRAAEELRPQVQIEQIEPTFVVLNNRGKLEKLQLQESDIPQSPAGTANDVAPSMALDPEKLAKIRSDVKKTPLALNRYVRFRNLNRDGKMYALQVWPRQERELFEGLGFKSGDKILAVDGVSVGDMGQDPKQFQQLLQKSQFRLQIERSGQLQDLFVSL; translated from the coding sequence ATGACCAATAAAAACTACCTATCCCTGTTTGAGCAAGCCTTGGCATGGCTGTTGTTATTGGCGGCCTTTTGGGTGTTGGGCAAAGTCATTAATCAAGCATTCCAACCGGCGGTAGATATTTTACAGCCGGCATTGCAAAAATCCGATAATCTCACTGTCGCGCCACTGGCGCCAGCAAAGCCCTCTTTTCTTTTAGGGCAAGTTCAAGTGCAACCGAGTCTTGTCGAAGCGGAACCCAATAAGCCGCAGGTCGATGATCTTGAAAATCTTCAAAGCACGCAATTAAACATCAAATTGACAGGGATTCTCTATACGCCAAACGATGCTGTTGCGGTCATTGAAGAAGGGCGCAATACCTTAGTCTTGCGTGCCGCAGAGGAATTACGTCCACAAGTGCAGATTGAACAGATAGAACCGACTTTTGTCGTCTTGAATAATCGCGGGAAATTAGAAAAATTACAGCTGCAAGAGAGTGATATTCCACAGTCTCCAGCAGGCACGGCCAATGATGTTGCGCCGAGTATGGCGTTGGATCCAGAGAAATTGGCGAAAATTCGCAGCGATGTCAAAAAGACCCCTTTGGCCCTTAATCGTTACGTGCGTTTCCGTAACTTGAACCGTGACGGAAAAATGTATGCGTTGCAGGTTTGGCCACGCCAAGAGCGCGAGTTGTTTGAAGGCTTGGGTTTTAAAAGTGGCGACAAAATTTTAGCGGTTGATGGCGTGTCGGTGGGGGATATGGGACAAGACCCAAAACAGTTTCAGCAACTGTTGCAAAAATCGCAGTTTCGGTTACAGATTGAACGCAGCGGACAACTTCAGGATTTATTCGTCTCACTTTAA
- the gspF gene encoding type II secretion system inner membrane protein GspF has protein sequence MAVFEYKALTQQGKSKKGMLESDSERLARQQMRDQGLIPIALQEVKAAKPSKSTSNWLQAKLATEDLALFTRELHTLLEAGTPLNNALKALTEQAEKKVTMRFIRSLHSKVSEGYSLTQALQKAPYKIPADYVAIIQAGEHSGHLTEVMSRLADTIEQREKMNKKLKTAMIYPILMVVVAFAIVFFLMVYVVPKVVGVFDNMQQTLPPLTQGLLSASAFVQTHWGAMLFTVVGVWLLYRWLMSRPSSRFKIHRLWLRLPGARKFLLYSAAARWARTFGVLLASGVTVRDAMTISAEVMTIDPLKKSVLAMVELVRQGKSVHFAMQQSKVFPPLLLNLVGTGEGKGQLHSMLLRGAQHYENEVENAAATLVSLIEPILIMVMGAVVLTIVLAIMLPIFEMNQMVG, from the coding sequence ATGGCTGTTTTTGAATATAAAGCCTTGACTCAACAAGGCAAAAGTAAAAAAGGGATGCTGGAAAGCGATTCTGAACGCTTGGCGCGCCAACAAATGCGCGACCAAGGGTTAATCCCGATTGCTTTACAAGAAGTCAAAGCCGCCAAACCAAGCAAATCGACCAGCAACTGGTTGCAAGCCAAGCTGGCGACCGAAGATTTAGCCTTATTCACGCGTGAATTGCATACCTTACTGGAAGCCGGCACACCGCTAAATAATGCCCTTAAAGCCTTAACTGAACAGGCTGAGAAGAAAGTGACTATGCGTTTTATTCGCAGTCTGCACTCTAAAGTGAGCGAAGGCTATTCGCTGACGCAGGCTTTACAGAAAGCGCCTTATAAAATTCCGGCCGACTATGTCGCAATCATTCAAGCCGGTGAACACAGTGGCCACTTGACCGAAGTGATGTCGCGTTTGGCAGACACCATCGAACAACGCGAGAAGATGAATAAAAAACTCAAAACAGCGATGATTTATCCGATTTTGATGGTTGTCGTTGCGTTTGCAATCGTGTTTTTTCTGATGGTGTATGTGGTGCCCAAAGTGGTCGGCGTGTTTGATAATATGCAGCAGACGTTACCTCCCTTAACGCAAGGATTACTCAGCGCCAGTGCTTTTGTGCAGACGCACTGGGGAGCGATGTTATTCACGGTGGTCGGCGTTTGGTTGTTATACCGTTGGCTTATGTCTCGCCCGAGCAGCCGCTTTAAGATACATCGTTTGTGGTTGCGTTTGCCGGGGGCGCGGAAGTTTTTGCTGTATTCTGCGGCGGCACGTTGGGCGCGTACTTTTGGGGTTTTGTTGGCCTCTGGCGTTACGGTACGAGATGCGATGACCATTTCCGCGGAAGTGATGACCATCGACCCGCTGAAAAAATCGGTGTTAGCCATGGTCGAGTTGGTACGCCAAGGCAAAAGTGTGCATTTTGCCATGCAGCAGTCGAAAGTGTTTCCCCCGCTGCTGTTGAACTTAGTTGGCACCGGCGAGGGCAAAGGGCAGCTGCATTCGATGCTATTGCGCGGCGCGCAACATTATGAAAATGAAGTAGAAAACGCGGCGGCAACGCTGGTCAGTTTGATTGAACCGATTTTGATTATGGTGATGGGCGCAGTTGTCTTGACGATTGTGCTCGCCATTATGTTGCCCATTTTTGAAATGAACCAAATGGTTGGATAA